The Sphingobium sp. JS3065 genomic sequence CCTCCGCTTCCGGCATGCGGGTCTGGACGAAGACCCGGCCCGGCTTCTGCCCCCGTCCGGCGCGGCCCGCGACCTGCACGATCTGCTGGAATGTGCGTTCGGAGGCGCGCAGGTCGCCGCCCTCCAGCCCCAGATCGGCGTCGATCACCCCCACCAGCGTCAGATTGGGGAAATGATAGCCCTTGGTGACGAGCTGCGTGCCGACGATGATGTCGACCGCGCCCGCCTCCACCGATTTCACGAACTCCGCGACCTTGGCGGGCGACCAGAGCGTGTCCGACGTGACGATGGCGGTCCGCGCCTGCGGCCACAATGCCTTCACCTCATCCGCGATCCGCTCCACGCCGGGGCCGCAGGCGACCAGCGAATCCTCCTCCTTGCACTCCGGGCAGAAACGCGGCGCGGGAATGACATGGCCGCAATGATGGCAGGCGAGCCGATGGGTCAGCCGATGCTCGACCATCCAGGCGGTGCAATTGGGGCACTGGAAACGATATCCGCAATGACGGCAAAGCGTCAGCGGCGCATAGCCCCGGCGATTGAGGAACAGCAGGCTCTGCTCCCCCTTCGCCATGGTCTCGTCCATGGCCGCGACCAGCGGCGGCGCGATCCAGCGCCCCCGCTCCGGCGGATCGGTCAGCAGATTGACCTGCTCGACGGCAGGCATCGCCGCCCCGCCGAAACGGGAAGGCAGCTTGATCTCCCGATAACGCCCCAGTTCCACCTGATGCCGCGTCTCGATGGCGGGCGTGGCGGAGGCGAGGATGACCGGAAATTTCTCGATCAACCCGCGCATCACCGCCACGTCGCGGGCATGATAATGAACCCCGTCCTCCTGCTTGAAACTGGCCTCATGCGCTTCATCGACGACGATCAGCCCCAGATTGGGATAGGGCAGGAACAGCGCGGACCGCGCCCCGACCACCACCGCCGCCTCGCCCGCCGCAATCGCCCGCCATGCCCGCCGCCGCTCGCTCTGGCGCAGGCCGCTATGCCAGTTGACCGGCGCCGTGCCGAAGCGCTTCTCGAACCGCTCCAGAAACGGCTCGGTCAGCGCGATTTCGGGCAGCAGCACCAGCACCTGCCGCCCCTCCCTGATGGCGGCGGCGATGGCCTCGAAATAGACCTCCGTCTTGCCGGACCCTGTCACCCCGTCGAGCAGGAAGGGCGCGAAGGCCCGCTCCCTGACCGCTTCGATGAACTGGTCGGCCGCCGCGCCCTGCTTGTCCGACAGCAGGGGCGGCGCATGATCGGCATCGGGCATGGGGAAGGGCGTGTCGACGCTCACCTCCACCGCTTCGAACGCGCCCGCCTTCACCAGCCCGCGGATCACCGCGTCGCTGACCCCGCCGATCAGCGCCAGCTCGCGGATCAGCCCCTGCCGCTCGCCGATGCGCTCCATCGCCTGCGCCCGCTGCTCCGTCATCCGCTCCGGCAGGTCGCCGGTCGCCCGATATTCGATGACCGTCCGCGCCCCTTCCAGCGCGGCCATCGACGCCAGCGTCATGCGCAGCACGGCGGCGATGGGCGCCAGATAATAGTCCGCCGTCCATTCGATCAGCCGCCGCAGCGTTTCGGGCACCGGCGGCGCGTCGACCGGCCCCACGATATTGCGCAGCCGATTGTCGCCCACCGTCTCGACATCGGGGAAGCTGTCCTCCTCCCACACCACGCCCACGATCTGGCGCGGTCCCAGCGGCGCGACAACGATGCTGCCGGGCCGGGCGCTCATCCCGTGCGGCACGCGATAGTCCAGCGGCCCCAGGGCGGCGTTCAGCAGGATGACACGGGCGCGCGAACTCATGGTCTTCCTCCCTAATGGCAGGGGCGGGGGAGGCAAGGCCAAGAAGCGTCAGATTTCCCAGCTCAATGTCAGCCAGGGGATATGCGCCACCGCATCGGGGCGGCCATCGCGGAAGCTCTGTTGCCGCATATAGAGAATTTGCACATTCAGCGCCTTGCCGACCGGG encodes the following:
- a CDS encoding primosomal protein N', which codes for MSSRARVILLNAALGPLDYRVPHGMSARPGSIVVAPLGPRQIVGVVWEEDSFPDVETVGDNRLRNIVGPVDAPPVPETLRRLIEWTADYYLAPIAAVLRMTLASMAALEGARTVIEYRATGDLPERMTEQRAQAMERIGERQGLIRELALIGGVSDAVIRGLVKAGAFEAVEVSVDTPFPMPDADHAPPLLSDKQGAAADQFIEAVRERAFAPFLLDGVTGSGKTEVYFEAIAAAIREGRQVLVLLPEIALTEPFLERFEKRFGTAPVNWHSGLRQSERRRAWRAIAAGEAAVVVGARSALFLPYPNLGLIVVDEAHEASFKQEDGVHYHARDVAVMRGLIEKFPVILASATPAIETRHQVELGRYREIKLPSRFGGAAMPAVEQVNLLTDPPERGRWIAPPLVAAMDETMAKGEQSLLFLNRRGYAPLTLCRHCGYRFQCPNCTAWMVEHRLTHRLACHHCGHVIPAPRFCPECKEEDSLVACGPGVERIADEVKALWPQARTAIVTSDTLWSPAKVAEFVKSVEAGAVDIIVGTQLVTKGYHFPNLTLVGVIDADLGLEGGDLRASERTFQQIVQVAGRAGRGQKPGRVFVQTRMPEAEVIKALIAGDSERFYAVETANRRHANAPPFGRFAAIIVSSEDADEAAGVARLIGKSAPQIDGMRVYGPAPAPLSVLRGRHRHRLLIHATRQVDVQGAIREWLGNLTWKSGTRVAVDVDPYSFM